The proteins below come from a single Oncorhynchus gorbuscha isolate QuinsamMale2020 ecotype Even-year linkage group LG12, OgorEven_v1.0, whole genome shotgun sequence genomic window:
- the LOC123990633 gene encoding filamin-A-interacting protein 1-like isoform X1 has product MLKSERTQPEALEAHYGSASPIKPLQALQRDSLLTNNTSTLGDDVYQMPMQALDRLEDKHRETYRRMLEQLLLAEKCHRRTVNELDNEKRKHTDFMNKSDDFTNLLEQERERLKELLEQDKVYQACKDKDQSRRLEKVREELVKLKSFVLMLVDERQLHIEQIDQQSQKVQDLSSELQEREQRLVAVSGNAKEDSQKVLKLEAELECKATKFTQEREEMTAKLANQESQSRQLRLKLASLAHRIEELEESNKALQKSEEDLIELRDKISKGGCGNSSLMAELETLRKRVLEMEGKDEEITKTESQARELRKRLQDEETTGRELRLEVEKLQKRMGELEKLERTFNMNKSECATLHVNIVREKGLSNDLAGELDTVKKRMKELENSESRLEKAEMGLKDDLMKLKSFTVILVDERKNITERIKQEELKSDDLNKMFKTEQGKVMEVTEKLIEESKKSLRLKSEMEVKVTSLTKEKDELKTKLAGEAEKCRDLSFKVDVMKKQMKGLDEAERESLKSRANKDKISLAEHNKVKELTQEIERLKNRLKQLEVVEGDLMKTEDEYELLEKKFRTEHDKANILAQLLDEMKSKTAMNKAIEKGEAVSQEAELRMRCKIEEARTRDLQADVQALKEKIHELMNREDQLSQLQVDYSLLQQRFLEEDDKKKSLSQDVVNLTKELEVTKRYSRALRPSMNGRRIVDVPVTSTAVQTDVVVNEPVEEDTPAVFIRKSVLEENHIMSNLRQRGVKKPATVLERYPPAATDLSLRKSWMKKNDAVTITQTTPEKTLSPQVNGDCSARPPELTMSQKPGQPLHIRVTPDHEKSTASLKITGPRAEDFFSSTTIIPTLGLQRPRITIVPKPTTVSSKSKPGEGMMGGPERCKSPVTITTISRAKSPDRNKGSSYSDLNRPLSPVSIITVNTTPVAFASTSPETHDMSTMGRAVFKVTPEKQLLPTPVRNYNSNVSIITTTEDNKIHIHLGAQFKRPSHRSSSSPTVTVRPLSVSTESKEATTGTVLRSPCQPNNTTMPGKTTPSKLTSSITITPITSALSRPTQSVPGADVQSSRATATRIPMPKGMKTGKAVVTGVSTVTRIESRAESQSMKIELKRSTVCSSTSSGGGKC; this is encoded by the exons attAAAGGAGCTGCTGGAGCAGGATAAGGTGTACCAGGCTTGTAAAGACAAGGATCAGAGCAGGAGGCTAGAGAAGGTCCGTGAGGAACTGGTCAAACTCAAGTCCTTTGTCCTGATGCTGGTGGACGAGCGGCAGCTCCACATCGAGCAGATCGACCAGCAGAGCCAGAAGGTCCAGGACCTCAGCAGCGAGCTCCAGGAGAGAGAACAGCGACTGGTCGCTGTCAGTGGCAACGCCAAGGAGGACAGCCAGAAGGTCCTCAAACTCGAGGCGGAGCTAGAGTGCAAAGCCACCAAGTTCACCCAGGAGCGTGAGGAGATGACTGCCAAGCTGGCCAACCAGGAGTCCCAGAGCCGACAGCTCCGCCTGAAGCTGGCAAGCCTGGCCCACAGGATCGAGGAGCTGGAGGAAAGCAACAAGGCACTGCAGAAGTCAGAGGAAGACCTCATAGAGCTGAGGGACAAGATCAGCAAGGGGGGGTGTGGGAACTCCAGCCTCATGGCAGAGCTGGAGACACTGCGCAAGAGAGTCCTGGAGATGGAGGGCAAGGATGAGGAGATCACCAAGACAGAGAGCCAAGCCAGGGAGCTGAGGAAGAGGCTACAAGACGAGGAGACCACTGGCCGGGAGCTGAGGCTGGAGGTGGAAAAATTGCAAAAGAGAATGGGGGAGCTGGAGAAACTGGAGAGAACTTTCAACATGAACAAATCAGAGTGTGCAACACTTCATGTTAACATAGTAAGAGAGAAAGGACTGTCAAATGACTTAGCTGGTGAGCTTGACACAGTTAAAAAACGTATGAAAGAACTGGAGAACTCTGAATCGAGACTTGAGAAAGCAGAGATGGGCCTAAAGGATGACCTGATGAAGCTGAAGTCATTTACAGTGATACTAGTGGATGAGAGGAAGAACATAACTGAGAGAATTAAACAGGAGGAGCTAAAGAGCGATGATTTAAATAAGATGTTCAAAACTGAGCAGGGTAAGGTTATGGAAGTCACAGAAAAGTTGATTGAGGAGAGCAAAAAGTCCCTCAGACTGAAATCAGAAATGGAGGTAAAAGTGACGTCTCTTACTAAAGAGAAAGATGAACTGAAAACGAAACTTGCAGGTGAAGCGGAAAAGTGCAGGGATCTTAGCTTCAAGGTCGACGTGATGAAAAAACAAATGAAGGGGCTAGATGAGGCAGAAAGAGAATCATTAAAAAGCAGAGCTAATAAGGACAAAATATCCCTAGCTGagcacaacaaagtcaaggagcTAACGCAGGAAATCGAAAGACTCAAAAACCGCCTAAAACAGCTAGAGGTGGTGGAAGGTGACCTGATGAAGACAGAGGACGAGTACGAATTACTGGAGAAGAAGTTCCGAACGGAGCACGACAAGGCCAATATTCTCGCTCAGCTGCTGGATGAGATGAAGAGTAAGACCGCCATGAACAAGGCCATAGAGAAGGGAGAGGCGGTGAGCCAGGAGGCTGAGTTAAGGATGCGCTGCAAAATAGAAGAGGCCAGAACCAGAGACCTGCAGGCAGACGTCCAGGCCCTCAAAGAGAAGATCCACGAGCTGATGAACAGGGAGGACCAGCTCTCCCAGCTGCAGGTAGACTACTCCCTCCTCCAGCAGAGGTTCCTGGAGGAGGACGACAAGAAGAAGAGCCTGAGCCAGGATGTGGTCAACCTCACCAAAGAGCTGGAGGTCACCAAGCGCTACAGCCGCGCCCTGCGTCCCAGTATGAATGGGAGGAGGATAGTAGATGTCCCAGTCACCTCCACCGCAGTGCAGACAGACGTAGTGGTCAATGAGCCTGTTGAGGAGGACACACCTGCAGTGTTCATCAGGAAATCTGTCCTGGAGGAGAACCATATTATGAGCAACCTGAGGCAGAGGGGTGTAAAGAAGCCTGCAACCGTGCTGGAGCGCTACCCCCCTGCAGCCACTGATCTGAGCCTGAGAAAATCTTGGATGAAAAAGAATGATGCAGTGACGATCACTCAGACCACCCCAGAGAAGACCCTATCCCCTCAGGTTAATGGGGACTGTTCCGCTCGTCCACCCGAGCTGACCATGTCCCAAAAGCCAGGCCAGCCGCTACACATCCGAGTGACCCCCGATCACGAGAAAAGCACTGCCTCCTTGAAGATCACTGGCCCTCGTGCTGAGGACTTCTTCTCCAGCACCACCATCATTCCCACCCTGGGCCTTCAGAGGCCCCGCATCACCATTGTTCCCAAGCCCACCACTGTGTCCTCAAAGAGCAAGCCAGGTGAGGGCATGATGGGTGGGCCTGAGCGGTGCAAGTCTCCagtcaccatcaccaccatctccAGGGCCAAGTCCCCAGACAGGAATAAGGGCTCCTCCTACTCAGACTTGAACagacctctctcccctgtctccataATCACAGTGAACACCACTCCAGTGGCCTTTGCCTCCACATCCCCTGAGACCCATGACATGAGCACCATGGGCCGGGCTGTGTTCAAGGTGACCCCAGAGAAGCAGTTGTTGCCCACGCCTGTCCGAAACTACAACTCCAATGTCAGTATCATCACCACCACAGAGGACAACAAGATCCACATCCATCTGGGAGCTCAGTTCAAGAGGCCATCACACCGTAGCAGTAGCAGCCCCACGGTGACAGTAAGGCCCCTTAGTGTGAGCACAGAGAGCAAGGAGGCAACCACAGGTACGGTGTTGCGCTCCCCATGTCAACCCAACAACACCACCATGCCTGGGAAGACTACGCCAAGCAAATTGACCAGCAGCATCACCATCACCCCCATCACCTCTGCCCTCTCCAGGCCAACTCAGTCTGTG CCCGGGGCGGATGTGCAGTCATCTCGGGCCACGGCCACACGAATCCCTATGCCAAAAGGTATGAAAACAGGCAAGGCAGTTGTGACAGGCGTTTCCACTGTGACACGGATAGAGTCGCGAGCCGAGAGCCAGTCTATGAAAATTGAACTGAAGAGGTCAACAGTCTGCAGCTCTACCTCCTCAGGGGGAGGGAAGTGCTGA
- the LOC123990633 gene encoding filamin-A-interacting protein 1-like isoform X2: MLVDERQLHIEQIDQQSQKVQDLSSELQEREQRLVAVSGNAKEDSQKVLKLEAELECKATKFTQEREEMTAKLANQESQSRQLRLKLASLAHRIEELEESNKALQKSEEDLIELRDKISKGGCGNSSLMAELETLRKRVLEMEGKDEEITKTESQARELRKRLQDEETTGRELRLEVEKLQKRMGELEKLERTFNMNKSECATLHVNIVREKGLSNDLAGELDTVKKRMKELENSESRLEKAEMGLKDDLMKLKSFTVILVDERKNITERIKQEELKSDDLNKMFKTEQGKVMEVTEKLIEESKKSLRLKSEMEVKVTSLTKEKDELKTKLAGEAEKCRDLSFKVDVMKKQMKGLDEAERESLKSRANKDKISLAEHNKVKELTQEIERLKNRLKQLEVVEGDLMKTEDEYELLEKKFRTEHDKANILAQLLDEMKSKTAMNKAIEKGEAVSQEAELRMRCKIEEARTRDLQADVQALKEKIHELMNREDQLSQLQVDYSLLQQRFLEEDDKKKSLSQDVVNLTKELEVTKRYSRALRPSMNGRRIVDVPVTSTAVQTDVVVNEPVEEDTPAVFIRKSVLEENHIMSNLRQRGVKKPATVLERYPPAATDLSLRKSWMKKNDAVTITQTTPEKTLSPQVNGDCSARPPELTMSQKPGQPLHIRVTPDHEKSTASLKITGPRAEDFFSSTTIIPTLGLQRPRITIVPKPTTVSSKSKPGEGMMGGPERCKSPVTITTISRAKSPDRNKGSSYSDLNRPLSPVSIITVNTTPVAFASTSPETHDMSTMGRAVFKVTPEKQLLPTPVRNYNSNVSIITTTEDNKIHIHLGAQFKRPSHRSSSSPTVTVRPLSVSTESKEATTGTVLRSPCQPNNTTMPGKTTPSKLTSSITITPITSALSRPTQSVPGADVQSSRATATRIPMPKGMKTGKAVVTGVSTVTRIESRAESQSMKIELKRSTVCSSTSSGGGKC, encoded by the exons ATGCTGGTGGACGAGCGGCAGCTCCACATCGAGCAGATCGACCAGCAGAGCCAGAAGGTCCAGGACCTCAGCAGCGAGCTCCAGGAGAGAGAACAGCGACTGGTCGCTGTCAGTGGCAACGCCAAGGAGGACAGCCAGAAGGTCCTCAAACTCGAGGCGGAGCTAGAGTGCAAAGCCACCAAGTTCACCCAGGAGCGTGAGGAGATGACTGCCAAGCTGGCCAACCAGGAGTCCCAGAGCCGACAGCTCCGCCTGAAGCTGGCAAGCCTGGCCCACAGGATCGAGGAGCTGGAGGAAAGCAACAAGGCACTGCAGAAGTCAGAGGAAGACCTCATAGAGCTGAGGGACAAGATCAGCAAGGGGGGGTGTGGGAACTCCAGCCTCATGGCAGAGCTGGAGACACTGCGCAAGAGAGTCCTGGAGATGGAGGGCAAGGATGAGGAGATCACCAAGACAGAGAGCCAAGCCAGGGAGCTGAGGAAGAGGCTACAAGACGAGGAGACCACTGGCCGGGAGCTGAGGCTGGAGGTGGAAAAATTGCAAAAGAGAATGGGGGAGCTGGAGAAACTGGAGAGAACTTTCAACATGAACAAATCAGAGTGTGCAACACTTCATGTTAACATAGTAAGAGAGAAAGGACTGTCAAATGACTTAGCTGGTGAGCTTGACACAGTTAAAAAACGTATGAAAGAACTGGAGAACTCTGAATCGAGACTTGAGAAAGCAGAGATGGGCCTAAAGGATGACCTGATGAAGCTGAAGTCATTTACAGTGATACTAGTGGATGAGAGGAAGAACATAACTGAGAGAATTAAACAGGAGGAGCTAAAGAGCGATGATTTAAATAAGATGTTCAAAACTGAGCAGGGTAAGGTTATGGAAGTCACAGAAAAGTTGATTGAGGAGAGCAAAAAGTCCCTCAGACTGAAATCAGAAATGGAGGTAAAAGTGACGTCTCTTACTAAAGAGAAAGATGAACTGAAAACGAAACTTGCAGGTGAAGCGGAAAAGTGCAGGGATCTTAGCTTCAAGGTCGACGTGATGAAAAAACAAATGAAGGGGCTAGATGAGGCAGAAAGAGAATCATTAAAAAGCAGAGCTAATAAGGACAAAATATCCCTAGCTGagcacaacaaagtcaaggagcTAACGCAGGAAATCGAAAGACTCAAAAACCGCCTAAAACAGCTAGAGGTGGTGGAAGGTGACCTGATGAAGACAGAGGACGAGTACGAATTACTGGAGAAGAAGTTCCGAACGGAGCACGACAAGGCCAATATTCTCGCTCAGCTGCTGGATGAGATGAAGAGTAAGACCGCCATGAACAAGGCCATAGAGAAGGGAGAGGCGGTGAGCCAGGAGGCTGAGTTAAGGATGCGCTGCAAAATAGAAGAGGCCAGAACCAGAGACCTGCAGGCAGACGTCCAGGCCCTCAAAGAGAAGATCCACGAGCTGATGAACAGGGAGGACCAGCTCTCCCAGCTGCAGGTAGACTACTCCCTCCTCCAGCAGAGGTTCCTGGAGGAGGACGACAAGAAGAAGAGCCTGAGCCAGGATGTGGTCAACCTCACCAAAGAGCTGGAGGTCACCAAGCGCTACAGCCGCGCCCTGCGTCCCAGTATGAATGGGAGGAGGATAGTAGATGTCCCAGTCACCTCCACCGCAGTGCAGACAGACGTAGTGGTCAATGAGCCTGTTGAGGAGGACACACCTGCAGTGTTCATCAGGAAATCTGTCCTGGAGGAGAACCATATTATGAGCAACCTGAGGCAGAGGGGTGTAAAGAAGCCTGCAACCGTGCTGGAGCGCTACCCCCCTGCAGCCACTGATCTGAGCCTGAGAAAATCTTGGATGAAAAAGAATGATGCAGTGACGATCACTCAGACCACCCCAGAGAAGACCCTATCCCCTCAGGTTAATGGGGACTGTTCCGCTCGTCCACCCGAGCTGACCATGTCCCAAAAGCCAGGCCAGCCGCTACACATCCGAGTGACCCCCGATCACGAGAAAAGCACTGCCTCCTTGAAGATCACTGGCCCTCGTGCTGAGGACTTCTTCTCCAGCACCACCATCATTCCCACCCTGGGCCTTCAGAGGCCCCGCATCACCATTGTTCCCAAGCCCACCACTGTGTCCTCAAAGAGCAAGCCAGGTGAGGGCATGATGGGTGGGCCTGAGCGGTGCAAGTCTCCagtcaccatcaccaccatctccAGGGCCAAGTCCCCAGACAGGAATAAGGGCTCCTCCTACTCAGACTTGAACagacctctctcccctgtctccataATCACAGTGAACACCACTCCAGTGGCCTTTGCCTCCACATCCCCTGAGACCCATGACATGAGCACCATGGGCCGGGCTGTGTTCAAGGTGACCCCAGAGAAGCAGTTGTTGCCCACGCCTGTCCGAAACTACAACTCCAATGTCAGTATCATCACCACCACAGAGGACAACAAGATCCACATCCATCTGGGAGCTCAGTTCAAGAGGCCATCACACCGTAGCAGTAGCAGCCCCACGGTGACAGTAAGGCCCCTTAGTGTGAGCACAGAGAGCAAGGAGGCAACCACAGGTACGGTGTTGCGCTCCCCATGTCAACCCAACAACACCACCATGCCTGGGAAGACTACGCCAAGCAAATTGACCAGCAGCATCACCATCACCCCCATCACCTCTGCCCTCTCCAGGCCAACTCAGTCTGTG CCCGGGGCGGATGTGCAGTCATCTCGGGCCACGGCCACACGAATCCCTATGCCAAAAGGTATGAAAACAGGCAAGGCAGTTGTGACAGGCGTTTCCACTGTGACACGGATAGAGTCGCGAGCCGAGAGCCAGTCTATGAAAATTGAACTGAAGAGGTCAACAGTCTGCAGCTCTACCTCCTCAGGGGGAGGGAAGTGCTGA